A stretch of DNA from Mycolicibacterium celeriflavum:
TGAAAGCTAAGAAACCGTTATCTCGTGACGCCGGACACAGCGTTCGGAAGTTGTTGCGGCATCGTCGTTTCCACAGGTCAGCGGACTGCGTCCCGTGCTCTTCGAAGGTGACCACCGGATGACGAGCACATTTCTAAGCGGTGTCTGAGAGCTTTTGGCGGATTGTCTCAAGCCGTGCTTCTCGCCGCCGAATCGTGTCGGTTTCCGTCGCTAGACTCATTGCGAGACCGCGCCGAGGGGCGCGCTGCGACTTGGAGTCTAGGGCCGGTGAACGTCATTACCGGCGGAGGTACCGAATAACAATGGTTAGCGTTTTGATGCCTGAACATGCCCCGCCTGCGAAGGCGACAACCCCAACGCGGGTGGACCCGAGCGTCACCGCATTGGGCGCCGTCGAGCTGAACCGCGGACCGGTCGGCGACATCGCGGCGACCGGAACCGGTGCGGCCCTGGTGACACATCCCGGCGACGACAGCGTCGCGGTGCTCAACGCCCGCACGCTCGCGGTCGAGGCGATCATCGCTGTCCACGGCGAGCCGTTCGCCGTCGCGGTCCACGAGGACCGCGCCTACGTGAGCACTTCTTCCTGGAGCCACAAGGACGAGGTCGCCGTCATCGACACCGCCACCAAGACGGTGATCGGCGCGTATCCGCTCTCAGAGAATGTCACGGCGCTCGCCGTCAGCCCCGACGGCAAGCGGGTCTACGCCGGAAGAACCGGAGACGGACACATCGATGTCGCGGTGATCGACATCCCCGCCGACCGTGTCGACACGATCGACGTCGCGACCGGCGCGGGCATCGGTATCGACGCCCTCGCGATCGACGCGAGCGGCACGCATCTTCACGTGGCGACCACCGACGCCCGCGGCAGCGCCGTGGTGACCGTCGACCTCGAAACCGGGCGACTCGGTCGGGCAGTGCGGATCGGCGCACCCATTCGCGACATCGCCGTGGCCGACGACACCGCTTACGTCCTCAGTTCGGACCGGACCCGCGGCGGTGTGGTGCACGTCGTCGAGCTCTCGACCGGACGCGTCACCGACATCGTCGAACTCGGCGGCGCTCCAACTCAGCTCGTGGTCGGTGCGGACAAGGCCAGGGCGTACATCGTCGACTACGACCACGTCGTGGTGTTGTGCACCCTCACCCTGCAGGTCGTCGACACCATCGCCGTCGGCGCCCGGCCGTCCTGCGTGACGGTCGACGCGCACGCCGGTCGGATGTATGTCGCCGACTACGCGGGCGGGGTGACGGTATTCGCCGCCGACTCGACAATGCCGCTGCTGTATCCGCAGTTCGCGGCGACCGATCCGATCGTCGCCGCCGAGATCCGCGAGCTGGAGCCGGTCACCGCTTAGGTTGCAGCGCAAAGGGTCCCGTGGTCACCGCCGACTGCACGCGGCGGTGAGCGTGCTCTAGCGGCGGCTGCAGTCCAGCGACACCGAGATGGGTTGGCTGATCACCACCGGGAACAGCACCCCGTCCTGATTGCCGCCGAGCACCGGCCGCAACTGAGTGAACTGCTGCGGGTTACGGACGCTGGTGACGACGCACTCGTCGAGCGGTGCGGTACCGATCTTGTCGATGCGGACCGTGTAGCCCTCGCTTTGCAGCTTCTCGATCACCTCGGCCGCCGACTCCTGCTGAGCCCAGGCCGACGCGGCGGGTGCGACCAGCAACCCGCAGACGCCCGCAGCGGCAGCCGCTACCCGAATCGTCCGCATGACCGGCCTCCCTCTCGTCCTGCGTCAATCATGCGCCATCAGCGCTCGGCGCGCTGGTATGCGGTCACTACCGCAGCACCGCCCAGGCCGATGTTGTGCTGCAGCGCGGCGGTGACGTTGTCGACCTGCCGCTTGTCGGCCGTTCCGCGCAGCTGCCAGGTCAGCTCGGCACACTGCGCAAGGCCCGTCGCACCGAGCGGGTGGCCCTTGGAAATCAGGCCGCCGGAGGGGTTGACGACCCAACGTCCGCCGTAGGTGGTGTCGTTGTTGTCGATCAGCTTGGGAGCCTCGCCCTCGCCGCACAGGCCGAGCGCCTCGTAGAGCAGCAGCTCGTTGGCCGAGAAACAGTCGTGCAGCTCGATCACCTGGAAGTCGGCCGGTCCGAGCCCGCACTGGTCGTAGACCTGCTGGGCGGCCTGCACGTTCATGTCGTAGCCGATGAGATTCTTGGCGCTGCCGTCGAAGCTGGACTCGAAGTCGGTGGTCATCGCCTGGCCGACGATCTCCACCGCCTGGCCGGCCAGCCCATGCCTGTCGACGAACGCCTCGCTGGCCACGATCGCCGCGCCCGAGCCGTCGGAGGTCGGCGAGCACTGCAGCTTCGTCAGCGGATCGGAGATCATCTTGGCGGCCAGGATGTCGTCGAGCGTGTACTCGTCCTGGAACTGAGCGTACG
This window harbors:
- a CDS encoding YncE family protein: MPEHAPPAKATTPTRVDPSVTALGAVELNRGPVGDIAATGTGAALVTHPGDDSVAVLNARTLAVEAIIAVHGEPFAVAVHEDRAYVSTSSWSHKDEVAVIDTATKTVIGAYPLSENVTALAVSPDGKRVYAGRTGDGHIDVAVIDIPADRVDTIDVATGAGIGIDALAIDASGTHLHVATTDARGSAVVTVDLETGRLGRAVRIGAPIRDIAVADDTAYVLSSDRTRGGVVHVVELSTGRVTDIVELGGAPTQLVVGADKARAYIVDYDHVVVLCTLTLQVVDTIAVGARPSCVTVDAHAGRMYVADYAGGVTVFAADSTMPLLYPQFAATDPIVAAEIRELEPVTA
- a CDS encoding lipid-transfer protein produces the protein MPTVNNRVFVVGVGMTKFEKPGRREGWDYPQMAKESGTKALEDAGIDYSEVQQGFVGYVAGDSTSGNRALYELGMTGIPIVNVNNNCSTGSTALFLAAQTIRGGLADCTIALGFEKMQPGSLRGGHDDRESPMGKHVKAMAEIDEFGFPVAPWMFGAAGREHMRQHGSTAEHFAKIGYKNHKHSVNNPYAQFQDEYTLDDILAAKMISDPLTKLQCSPTSDGSGAAIVASEAFVDRHGLAGQAVEIVGQAMTTDFESSFDGSAKNLIGYDMNVQAAQQVYDQCGLGPADFQVIELHDCFSANELLLYEALGLCGEGEAPKLIDNNDTTYGGRWVVNPSGGLISKGHPLGATGLAQCAELTWQLRGTADKRQVDNVTAALQHNIGLGGAAVVTAYQRAER